From a region of the uncultured Desulfatiglans sp. genome:
- the rhlB gene encoding ATP-dependent RNA helicase RhlB — protein MTDESLSDQTIASSEPQRFLTQKTFESFNLPEKVLAGIRDAGFTHCTPIQARVLPVALEGRDVAGQAQTGTGKTAAFLVTIFSRLDESRFVPGVPSALIVAPTRELALQIYNEARIVGGHTGLKLALVVGGIDYQKQAQTLKAGVDIVICTPGRLIDYMKQGIFKPDAIQIVVVDEADRLLDLGFAKDMRFILKKLPSYEKRQSLLFSATLSFRVLELTYEYMNLPEFIDVSPDEVTVKGIDQALIHVGMEEKLKLLLGILKREEWERLLIFVNTKAEVERLTRKLKGNGWPAQGITGDVPQRKRLALMEAFKSGKTKILVATDVASRGIHVEDISHVINYDLPQDAENYVHRIGRTARAGKTGKAISLACEKFVYHLEPIEEILGYKIPVLWPEDDWFVKDEAGPVRIEGGRPKRPRKEKPKPEKRSEPKPEKRSEPKPEKRSEPKPAAQELPEAALEEAVEQPAIEEPAKKPRTAAKPAEKRKPAARGKGIAMSSQPGGIFGLAPLSFPASEEEAAKPAAKKPRKKSRRKRKPAAEGESKAETPTTAPAEPAE, from the coding sequence ATGACCGACGAATCCCTGTCAGATCAGACAATCGCCAGTTCAGAGCCTCAGCGTTTTTTGACCCAGAAGACCTTCGAATCCTTCAATCTGCCTGAAAAGGTACTGGCCGGCATCCGGGATGCCGGCTTCACGCACTGCACGCCCATTCAGGCCCGCGTCCTTCCGGTGGCGCTGGAAGGACGCGATGTGGCCGGCCAGGCGCAGACCGGGACCGGCAAGACGGCTGCTTTCCTGGTGACGATCTTTTCCCGCCTAGATGAGAGCCGCTTTGTGCCGGGCGTGCCGTCCGCACTCATCGTCGCGCCCACGCGGGAACTGGCGCTGCAAATCTACAACGAAGCCAGGATTGTCGGAGGTCATACGGGCCTCAAGCTGGCGCTGGTCGTGGGGGGAATCGATTACCAGAAGCAGGCCCAGACGCTGAAGGCCGGTGTCGATATCGTGATCTGCACGCCCGGCCGCCTGATCGATTATATGAAGCAGGGCATCTTCAAGCCCGACGCCATTCAGATTGTCGTGGTCGACGAGGCGGACCGGTTGCTGGACCTCGGATTCGCCAAAGACATGCGGTTCATTCTCAAGAAACTCCCCAGCTACGAAAAGCGCCAGTCGCTGCTCTTCTCCGCGACCCTCAGCTTCCGGGTCCTCGAGTTGACCTACGAGTACATGAACCTGCCCGAGTTCATCGACGTCTCGCCGGACGAGGTGACCGTCAAGGGCATCGACCAGGCGTTGATCCACGTTGGCATGGAGGAAAAGCTCAAACTTCTTCTGGGGATTCTCAAGCGGGAGGAATGGGAGCGGCTTCTGATCTTCGTCAACACGAAGGCGGAGGTGGAGCGCCTGACCCGCAAGCTCAAGGGAAACGGCTGGCCCGCCCAGGGGATCACGGGGGACGTTCCGCAAAGAAAGCGCCTGGCCCTGATGGAGGCCTTCAAGAGCGGCAAGACGAAGATCCTGGTGGCGACGGATGTCGCTTCCCGGGGAATCCATGTCGAGGATATCAGCCACGTGATCAACTACGATCTCCCGCAGGATGCCGAAAATTACGTTCATCGGATCGGGCGAACCGCACGCGCTGGGAAAACCGGCAAGGCCATCTCCCTGGCCTGCGAGAAGTTCGTCTACCACCTCGAGCCCATCGAAGAGATCCTCGGGTACAAGATCCCCGTGCTCTGGCCGGAGGACGACTGGTTTGTCAAAGACGAGGCCGGCCCGGTAAGGATCGAGGGCGGACGGCCCAAACGCCCCCGGAAGGAGAAGCCGAAGCCGGAGAAGCGTTCTGAGCCAAAACCTGAGAAGCGTTCTGAGCCGAAGCCGGAGAAGCGTTCTGAGCCGAAGCCAGCGGCCCAGGAGTTGCCCGAAGCAGCGCTGGAAGAGGCTGTCGAGCAGCCTGCGATCGAAGAACCCGCCAAGAAGCCGAGGACCGCGGCGAAGCCCGCGGAAAAACGCAAACCGGCGGCGCGGGGAAAAGGGATTGCCATGTCCTCGCAGCCCGGCGGCATCTTTGGACTGGCGCCGTTGTCGTTTCCTGCGTCTGAGGAAGAGGCGGCGAAGCCGGCGGCGAAGAAGCCCAGAAAGAAATCGCGGCGCAAGAGGAAGCCCGCAGCGGAGGGCGAGTCCAAAGCGGAGACCCCCACGACCGCGCCGGCCGAACCCGCGGAATAG
- a CDS encoding hypothetical protein (Evidence 5 : Unknown function), with the protein MGKPTLPSFPAARHAACRAVKDPETDGVPGCRELDRAGSTQRPMGRRAFRRRYQLTRYHPLSIVESSSFFSPPAGDDTHSPLRLKP; encoded by the coding sequence GTGGGAAAGCCCACGTTGCCTTCCTTCCCCGCCGCACGGCACGCGGCCTGCAGAGCGGTCAAAGACCCGGAGACAGACGGCGTTCCCGGCTGCCGCGAGCTCGATCGGGCCGGGAGCACCCAAAGACCCATGGGCAGGCGGGCGTTCCGAAGGAGATATCAGTTGACACGATACCACCCTTTGTCTATCGTTGAATCGTCTTCTTTTTTTTCGCCCCCGGCCGGAGACGATACACACAGCCCCCTTCGCCTGAAGCCGTGA
- a CDS encoding conserved hypothetical protein (Evidence 4 : Unknown function but conserved in other organisms), with amino-acid sequence MQNILDLRESALALKADERMIAFAGFSLSSGRLPAPKQGILKISASCRENGSGYLTLTFLVDTEGDPADRNTVKDLFGQLSEQAVSARLNGLIDLFVKVPLDFMAPLEDWYVEEVNLYFKVLEGRERFLVERHLLPALESILSCAFAVVEWWASDDAPPAGRKGKEERHGMEGAHTFRDLFRRLFAGGDRD; translated from the coding sequence ATGCAGAACATCTTGGATCTGAGGGAGAGCGCGCTTGCCCTGAAGGCCGACGAGCGGATGATCGCTTTTGCCGGCTTCAGCCTTTCCTCCGGCCGCCTCCCGGCCCCGAAGCAAGGGATCTTGAAGATATCCGCTTCCTGCCGTGAAAACGGCAGCGGTTACCTGACCCTCACCTTTCTCGTGGACACCGAAGGCGACCCTGCCGATCGAAACACCGTCAAAGACCTGTTCGGGCAGCTATCGGAACAGGCGGTTTCGGCGCGGCTCAACGGTCTGATAGACCTGTTCGTCAAAGTCCCCCTCGATTTCATGGCTCCTCTGGAGGACTGGTATGTCGAAGAGGTGAACCTCTATTTCAAGGTCCTCGAGGGCCGCGAAAGGTTCTTGGTTGAAAGACATCTCTTGCCCGCACTGGAATCGATCCTCTCCTGCGCCTTCGCGGTCGTCGAGTGGTGGGCATCCGACGATGCGCCGCCCGCCGGACGCAAAGGCAAGGAGGAAAGGCATGGAATGGAGGGCGCTCATACGTTCAGGGATTTATTCCGCCGGCTTTTTGCCGGCGGCGATCGAGACTAG
- a CDS encoding hypothetical protein (Evidence 5 : Unknown function) yields the protein MVFLANLGVNLHVCLCGELQVASAQALDFLDIGQKSSFPDWKPSSTAKTFPDGDETKRRHGIHMEIAA from the coding sequence ATGGTCTTTTTGGCCAATCTCGGCGTCAATCTGCACGTTTGCTTGTGCGGCGAGCTGCAGGTCGCCTCCGCGCAAGCGCTTGATTTCCTTGATATTGGCCAAAAATCCTCATTTCCGGATTGGAAACCGAGTTCTACCGCAAAAACATTTCCGGATGGAGACGAGACTAAACGCCGACATGGCATCCACATGGAGATAGCCGCATGA
- a CDS encoding conserved exported hypothetical protein (Evidence 4 : Unknown function but conserved in other organisms) produces the protein MKHKKTRWVLLTVLLFFLIPATFGTAFSAQSDEFYVEPQTAEKMLLDLALVRPLGIVGTVLGSVAYVVSYPFAAWGGNTDETYQYLVADPAIYTFRRPLGHFEKDLAEEQDPLYKRGE, from the coding sequence ATGAAACACAAGAAGACACGTTGGGTTCTCCTGACCGTTCTCCTTTTTTTCCTCATCCCGGCGACTTTCGGGACGGCATTTTCAGCTCAATCGGACGAGTTCTACGTAGAGCCTCAAACCGCTGAAAAGATGCTGCTCGATCTGGCGTTGGTCAGGCCGCTCGGCATCGTCGGGACGGTCCTGGGAAGCGTCGCCTACGTGGTTTCCTATCCGTTCGCAGCCTGGGGGGGCAACACGGACGAAACGTATCAGTATCTTGTGGCCGATCCAGCCATATATACCTTCCGGAGACCCCTGGGGCATTTTGAAAAGGATCTGGCTGAAGAGCAGGATCCCCTTTACAAAAGGGGTGAGTAA